GGTTTATACGATTTATTTAGCAAGAAAAATGTGCAGTTGCATGTGTTTTGGTATAGAAAAATTATGTGTGTTCATGCAGCAGCTGCTGCCAAGTTCTTGAGCGTAGGAATGGACCTCCATCTACAAGAGTTTTGTTCAAAATACTATTTGGTGGAGCTGTGGGCATTGACATACTATAGGACGGTTTATCATGTTCCTCATATGTCTGAATGAGttataccatatgagatttgagcACTTAAATTTCTTCCCCcggtatatgaaacaaaaaaatgaccCACTCAAAAGAAAATGTTTCCATCTGCTGGAGAATCTCGTGGACGAAGAACTGGAGGATGATGGGGAAGAGGCAAGGGCAGGGGAAGGAGAGGCAGATGTTTGTATGAGTATTCTGAATGTGAAAGTACTTCTGCCACCACCGAGTAACATGCGACTCTTGTGCTTTGAACTAGTAGGTAACGCTGAATTACTAGGTACTACTATGGAATACTATGTATAATGTGAACTACTATGTACTTCTGTGGGCTACTATGTGTAATATGCACTACTAGGTACTTCTCTGGATTACTATGCGTAATATGAACTACTAGGTACTTCTGTGGACTACTATGTGTAATATGTACTGTACTACTAGGTACTACTTTGTACTACCTTAAAATACCTTAAATTAGTATGTATTATCCATGTTTCTAAGAACCTTTGTTTTcgtcttattatttatttttagaatacGTATCTCATATATTACATGATAATATGttcatatatgtgtttatttgccaaattagatataaaatactattaaattctCAAATTGGTAGAAAACTTTTCATTTCCATAGAAAACATCATTCTACTTCCATACTAATGTTGTGATGAGAAATCCATAATGGGATGAATTTCAGAAAATACATAAtttctgaaaaatatttatgtcaATGAgttatatacaatttaaaactGTCTAAATACATTGTTATTACTAATAATTAAATTTCTTGAGGTTGTATTACTAAATAATGTTGTATTTTGCAAAATTATTACTATGAAGAATGAAATATTACTACTATTTGTGTGCTATTAAgtgtaaaattaatattattttaatattcaaaCATGTTTGTTTAATAACACGTTCTAGACATGtgccatagttttttttttttacaaagtgTCAACAATATTTTTGGCTTAGTAATACTTAATACACCTAGTAttacaaatatgttttcttaggACTTAGCCTGCCTTGTACTCTATTGGCCAAACCTGCTGCAAGACAATCATACAACACAAATCATCTTACATAACAAATAGCACTCTAATTTTACAGACTAACAACCAACAAACATAGCATCCTACGTAAGTTCACAACAAAGCCGACATAAATATTAAAcacccaaaatattttatgatggTAGTCTTTTAAGCCTTTGTTCTAGGCTTCTTCTTGCGCCCTTCAACCTCGTCGGTATTAGCTTCAATGAAAGGACTGGTTACGTACTGTGATGGTGTACGAGTCCTTTTTATCGGTGGTGGCGTTGTGAATTTATGTGGTTTATCAGCTTTTCTCGGTCTACCCCTCTTCTTAGGAGCATGTTTTCTCACCGCCATTACCTTAGGTCTATGCTTCACCACCCCATGAGCAGGAGTCCTAGATGTTTCCTTGGTTCCATCAGTCTTCTCCACGGCAGTAACATCATCAGTCTTGCACACGGTAAGAATCTACCTTTTTTTCTCTTCCTCCATGTATATCCTAGCTTCTTTCTCAACTTTGTCAGCATGCTCAGGTtcttcttcaatctctttcCCTTCATTAAGCTCTTCCTCTTTTTGAACCTCTTCTTCACTCTCTTTTTGAACCTCTTCTTCAATTTCAGCTCGAGGTTCAGTTTTAGCATTGTTTTTACCCTCTTTTTCaacctcttcttcatcatcatcagcttAAGTCTGAGCAGCTTCACTTTCTTTGTTTCAGCCTtaactttttgttattttttttccacatcttctttatcttcttcaacttAAGCTTCAGGTTCTTTCTCTTCCTCAGAACTTGTATTTTCTTTCAGAGTCTCTTCTGCATTATCTTTCTCATTTTTCTCGATCTCAGCCTACTCGTTTTCCTCCTCTTTATCAGTCTCTTCAGTTTTCTGACCTGGtggttcttctaccacttcaatATTTTCAACAATTTCTGCATCTACAGAACGTCATCTATCCCAGTCAAAATCCATGTTTTGGAAGTCAAAACCCTCAGTGTTCTCGGtctccttcctcttcatctCTTTCTCAATGGCATCAATCCTCTCTTCCATCACCTTCTACTTCCTgccattattttttaaataatattggcAATTATCAATGTCCTCAAGCCTCTTCTCCATCGCCTTCATCCTCTTACTCCTCCTTTTTTAAACGACTTGGCTCTTTTCCATGACACAAAGCCTCTTGTTCATTGTCTCCACCTTCACATTCACTTCGCTCAAACATGTCATCAACCTCTTTTCAATCCCTTTCAAAACGTCCTCCAAACTTGCATTAGAGGAGGATGCTTCTTCATTCACTTTCCTTTTGTCTGTCTTCGTAGAAAAATCCCTTGCAGCCACATTTAACTCATAGAGATCTTTCCACCAGATAGACTTCTCCTTAACAGTAAGCCATAAGCTCCACAAATTACTTGgtccttcttcattttcataGTCTGCTTCGTCCTCCATTATGCGCGCCATGGGAGTTTCTTCATCAATAGTAGAAGCTATAACACTTTTAATTacctgaaaataaaacaaaaaaatgcttATTTTATCCCACTCacttaataaaactaaaaacccGAAACAATATCAAACACATACCTTCGTTTCTCCAAATGCATTGTACAAATCCTCAAGTGGATAACCCTTCATGTTGTTACTTTGGAACCGTCACTTGCACATCCTAGGACAGTTACTCATACAACCGTCTACATGTTCTCTGAATTGAGCATTCATAGCTAGAATACACTCAAATGCCAGCAtctacaaatataattttttttatataaaaaaacaaccATACAAACATAAATTTGCCAAAACAAAACTCATATAAAGAAGTATGAACCAGATAAAGTTGATATTCTTCTTAGCTTTCCCCCTGAGACGCTTCATCAAGTGATTAATGGACTAGATATTATCATCAAACGTCAAGCAACCCCAAGGAATGGTTTTACAATCCTCCACATTGTTGACAACTCTTAGAATGAAAGAGGCAAAGGGGGCATTATACCTTCCCCTCCCTCTAATAGCAGTGCCCAAGAAGTAAAGCACCGCCATCTTAAGTCGATCCCCACAAGCGCTCATTCTCAACAACTTCTCTTCGACAGATTTCATGGTTATCACTTTGTGTGACATAAAATGCCTATCTAAAGACTCATAGCTCCCCAAATTCTCATACTTATCCGGGTATCCATCGCAGTCCAAAGCTGATGAGTGCATGCTCTCTGGTGGAATACCGGATGGACACGCCATTAACCGCAAACTAAGCTGTGCCATCTCCCTCTTTTAAGGGAATGGTTCGCAATAGAAGCATCCACACAACCAGCAACTTCAAGTATGGTTCATCGGGCATgtgaaaaatatgacaaaattgAGGGTGGTTCTCGAACCACTCCAACTCAGGCTGAAGCTTCTTGATGATAGCCACCGTGTTACTTCCATAGCACTTGCTTTGTATCTTGCATGTCTTGGTGAACTCGGTATTCTTGAAGTATAGCACATCAGGTGGTAATGGTTGGCATTCCTGAaaaccatataaaattatattagcaTGAATTATTAATCTTTCCAGTAGGAATAAGggtcatataattttttttcctagtAATACTAGTCGCACCAGTAATACACCaacaataactttttttttaaaactaaaacgaGAGAAATAATTTTGGGAATGAATACCTGAGATGTCGCTGACAGATGATCAGTCTCATTCTCCTGTGCAGGATGATCAGTCTCGTTTCCATGTGCTGACAGATCATCACTATCATTTCCAGTTGAAAGCTCTTCTACATGTTATTCTTCTACATGAGCAATGTTTCTTTTTGTAGACTTTCCTTTCTTCTGCTTAGTATTTTTCTTTCCTCCACGCTTTCATCATGTCATTATCTCGATCTTCTGGATATCCTGTAACAAAAAACATTCAATCATAATTGAAACCGGCTTTCAATCTGCATATGTTGAAATGCAAACATCACTTTTTCATTGTAGATATGCTCAAACATTCAACACTAGCTCAATATAATCTCTAACTCACTTTCACATTTCTATATGTTCAAATTCAAACACTCACTCATTCAATCTCATTAACCCTCAACCACTCAATCACCATAGACAAGCAATTTGGATATTTCTGTTTCACTTATCCAACATTCAATTTCATATCTTACATTCCAAAGTTTCACTCAAACAATTACATAAACACTAGTAATAATAAGAACTATGACCAAATCACTTTCAATCaacatatataaatctttttcctTTCAAACCCTATTTCTAGAAATATCCACATTGCTTCCCTTTCAAATCGCTTCTATTTTCCCATTCCAATAATCATTTAACCATTCACACACAAATTTTTACCAATTATTTTTGAACCCACATTACAAATGAACATAGAACTCAAAAGAAAGAGGATGAAAGAAAAAACTTACCCGGATTTTCGAGAATGAGGAAGATGGAACCGAAGGCTTCTGTTGAAGGAGACACACAAAATCGAAGGCTTTCTGTAAGAGAGAGGTGATTCGTCGCACTTGATTTCGGATTGATTTCGAACAAGAAGAAAAGATGATTTCGTCGATTAGAGTTTCCGccaaaaagaaaagaggaaAATGAGTGCAGTCGGGGTGGTCGGGACGCGTGTTCTAAGGGGAAGAGGAGAGAAGAAAAGACTCTGGTTAGGTTAGAGGGTTAGCTTAGGTTTAGTTgtagttttataaatttattaagggtAGTTTAGTATTTACTGATATTTctgtaattaaaagaaaaagaaaattaaataatttattaggtGAGACAAATAAGAATAAACTATAGAGGTAGTAGGGCAAATAATTAAGAATAAAGTCCGTCCTTTTATTACAATCTCAAGTATTTTGTGTACTCACCTAATCCATCTGAATGGGGGTTTTTTTTTACGACGATCTGATTGTTTACTAAAACTAATGTCATTTTACGTATTAACTCCTATCTTATCATCATGATCATTTTGCACTTAATCctaaatactatatattttcgATTGCTTCTTCTACTTGTTCGGAAAAAGAGGAATAAGCtacaaatatatgaaatcaGGCACATGTAATGCATAAATAAATAGCTTCCAGTAGTCATACAAAAAGCTAATTTAGGACTAAATGATTTACATTCTTGTAAGGTGAGATTGGGTAATGGCTAGTTTCGAATGAGAAAGATTATTTGATTGATATGAAATTGTTATTGACTGAAGACGACCAACAAACAAAACTTTCTTGTTCAGGTATATTCTttgtagaaaatataagaaatgttgATAGTACCAATCAAAACACcatgtatataaatattccCCTGTAACCACATAAAATAATGCAATGTGGAAGATATAATAATACCTCCTCATATTCTTATGATAACCGGGAATTTTCCTGTAATACCTCAAAATTTCCAAACATGTGAACTAATCAATTAAAAACATCCATGTCAACAATGTGTAATTAGAATGAGGAAAAGTGTCTCTAAGTGTAAAAAATTCTTATGATTGTAACCAATAGTGAAATGATATATAATCGTCAAAAGTTTTGCGAATATATAGTTGTATAACTAACTAGTGGACTAGGTATTGAAAGAAACACAAAAACCTAATAATCACCCCACTGTGAATTTCTACTTTGAACATCTGGAGTGTGTACTCACCGTCATAAGAACAATATTTTCCATCGAACCATAAAACACCTTTGTAAAGATCGAGAAAACAATCTTAATTATACCGTGCCATGTGTCTAAGATGTATGATGATATATAGTACTGATATGCAATATTGTTTCACTAAAATATCTGAGCTCAACGTAAAAACCCCCAGAAAAAACAAGTTTTGTGAAAGTATGTATAATTTGtacgtatatttttttttaatgtatgtgTACGTCGACCATCTTCGATAAAcgtctaatatatataaaaaaatctgcACATGAACTCCTCCACCAATGTGTCTATACATGCATATAACACTCTTGACTTCGTCCTTTTCCATTCAtcaaaatttcaagtttttcttcAAGTAGCACACGATCTCTTGCTGCAAAGTTTAAAACATCCAGTAACATATTTTGACAGCATGAAAACAGTAATATCCTTAACTCGTTTATGAAAACAGATGagaaagtaattttaaaatatatatattggagaCGAAAACGAGAAGATGTATTAATTAGGCAAGCCTTACGAGGAAGCAGAGGAGGATGCAAGCCGCTGCACTGGGGAATAATACGTACCAAAAGTTTAACTTTTGTAACTTTGCCCCGTCTATGAACAGTAGTGGTAAACTTGCCGCTGTTTCcagatatataaattatatgaaaagatTAATCAATTATACTTTGTCAAAAGAagataatcaattatatttcaGTTCAGATATATAAATCATAGGAAATATGAATCAATAAGGAAACGTACAAAAGTATGAACAGATTGAAAGAAAATCTTATAATATATTCAAGAAAATGGAATTTATAGAACTGATCTCCTTCATTCACGAGGCCGTACTTGTATATCTCCGTGTTATAGAACTCTAACGCCATATTCATGCTTTTTTATGTAACGAAGAATTGATATTGAAGTTCAAACTAGTTTCTAGAATAAAATGTTTCTAGCATAAGGTTGAAAACGGGCTAATACTAAGAATTTGTAGATGGAACTATTAAACAAATTTTCGCTATTCAAAATCTCCTATGTACTGCCACTctttttattgattttgatttagttgGGATAAAAAAAATCGTTTGGAAATGGAAGGGATTTGATATTCCAGATTTCACATTTTTCCCGTTCGCTATCTgtttctcatatttctaaccTTTTCAACATAAATTAACAAAGTAAAAGTTTTTATGCTTTTTATGCTATGATGATTAATTCAAAAGTTTTAATGCTATGAtgtttaaataaattcaaaattttagtaatggaaattttatatactttcaaaaataccaaattatttaaaaagaagAAGGTATAATTCAATTACCAGGAGGATGACTAGCACGAGCAATGACCATAAATGCAATGGAAGCAGCTAGTGCGATGCTGCGGGAGAGCCAACCCGGCCCAAAGATGGAGAAAGTCAATACTCCAATGGCTGCACAACCTATTTGAGCCACGAATATATTGTATTTCTGAAATGAATACACATGCACCACCCATCACCGTTTTGATCAATAGTATAGTAGCTAGCATATTATGTTACGTTTATCGTAACTAGCGTTTCAATCGCAAGAAAAGAAATGCGAAAATTACCCTAGCAGCAGGTACAGAAGGAGTGGTGAAGAGAATGGCAGAGACGGCACCAAGTGGTGCAACCGACATTGAGATCCCTTTAGGGTTTAACATTTGATCTATCCTTCCCATTATTGCCATAGCCGCAAACGCTCCTTTTCTCGTACCAGAAAATATTAatagaaaacattttaatttttttcaatacaTCCATACATATATTTGATTCATCAACGCGATCATAGATCCAAGGTTAGACATACATGACGGCTATGTGACCTATAATTTATCAAGTAATTTCGTTTGCATGCGTgttcgaatatatatataaaccaactAAATAATATATGCCTCCTCTCAAGATTTGCATAGACGATAACTATTTATAATACGTATAATCTTTAATAATTCACAAACAATCTTGTTTCTATGTGTACAGATTATACGAATTACCaagaaaatgagatttttttgaCAActacaaaaaagagaaaaagactagaatagcaccaaaccaagtttttgttcccaaagtagcactcaaggctcaaagtcacaaaaataggtttcattaaagaggtaatgtacacttatacccctagggttaattaattcaaaccttagggtttagagttaaggggttgggttttggaattagggtttaaaattttataaataataaataataaaataaaaaataaaaattttaaaaatagtttcaaaaagtatttttaaattataaaaataaaatctgaaaaaaataaaaaaaaaattgaatttttttttttaaaaaaaattataaaaatttcgaatctgaaaacatataatctgaaactataaaaaaaaattatttttttttatttttatttatttttatttttatttattttagtttgtttatttaattttaaatcaagggtattataaatattttactctttaatgaatgtcatttttgtgactttctccttctagtgctatttttgagacataaacttcaaaaggtgctattattgacaattgccctacaaaaaacgaattaattaataactattaataattaCGATTCTTATTTCTTACTAAATTCAAGAACTGGTCAACCTCAAACAGTTATTTTCAATAGCTACTTGGTCGCTCGAAGAGACACGATCTCACTGTTTGTCTCTCTCCTCCCTTGTCTTCGGACAAAAGAAAATTGCTGTGTaacaattattttcatttttttgtgacaatctttttatatttataagaaaaactaacctGCTGCAGGCCAAATGACGTCACTAAGTGACGGAGCCACCGTGGTCTTATCGGGCTTCCAAGAATCCCAAGAAGCCGCCGGTAAATCCTCAGCCGAAGCCACCGGCATAGACACGCCGACGGTTCTGCTTACTCGGCGACGATTACTCCACGACCTTAGGCTTCTCATATGCCTTACAGATTCATGGATACATAGATCATAAGAAGGGAGCCCTACGAAATGATGGCTTTTGAAACCGGCAGAAACCATTCCCGGAACAGTTGAAACAGCCGGAGTAATAAGATGCCGGGGGAAAACCTGAAAGCGGTGGAAAGATAGAGGCTTCACCGGAAGCAAAGCCATGGTTGTTGGGAGgcttttgatataaattaatatatcaagAAAGACTCAAAACATGTCCCCTCTTTCTAATTATACCAAAAGGATGAGAGAGAGGAGACACTAGTGTACAATGACTTTTACAAACACTCAGATTTGTgtatttaactatatatatgttttgataaaaaaaaaaaatataaatacatgtctatgcatatatgtatatgtgttaGTGATGTGAATATATGAGTTTACAAGTTGGATTTATTGTATAATGCAGAGGtcacaaaataataaaacgGACTGTTTACATTAATAAATTACGGCAACCGAATATTGAATGGAACTAGAAcaattaagtttatatatagtATTAATATATTgcagttttacatttttatcaaCGATGTTTTCTGGTTAAATGAAGTTTgtattccggtttggttacattttgttggttgttttattccggtttggttactTAGACCacttcaagtttgagtaatagaatggccttTTGAcgtaaaaaaagagaaaaagaaagtttGTATAAGAGCAACATTATCAGTTACAACCTCTACCAGtttctaaaataaaacaaaataatattattataagaatatttgataatgtttaatttttcaaaaccaaTTAAAAGCTTAGTTAAGTGACATATGTCGTTTAGAGTTTAGGAccggttttttaaaaaatttcattaattttttttctctctaattttaattttttaattattaagaaTCCCCTATATAACACTTGTCATTGGAACTACtctaaactatttatttacTACAGTGTTCTATTAATgagaataaaaatgttttaagaaaTACTAGCTGAGATCTATCTGAGTTCTAAAAAATCAGTACAAAAAACATATTGGtacatttctttttatttagatttttcaataCCAACTAATtgtgtttatattctttaacCTCTTTCCACATGTAAATGACGCTGCAAATCTCGCCGCTCACGTCAAAAACCACTAAAATGCTGACGggatttttatttccttttcgaCCAAACTACTTGTTCAGTTGATATTATTTATACTGATTATATAATTGAATAAGAAAAAGGACCTACATGTATTATAGTAGTAATTAATGGAGGAATggctttctataattttaaaatgatagatgcAAGTGAATATGCCAAAAAAGCAGTGGCCATATAAGAGGTGGACGGGGTTCAAATGTGAGCCTCTTTCATCAGTCGAAAGGTCATTGGATAACAATAGTGCCTtctataatacataaattagtcTTACGCCTCGTTATTTTGAGTTCGTTTAATATGTAATAACCAGAGATTTGTACTTTTGTCTCCGTTATATTTTGTAAGTTGTCGCCTTCACATGCATACACATGTCCCATGTTTCAAATCGTGAAcaccaattaaaataaaatatattatcagaTAATATAGACATATTTTTGGCATAAACCTAAAATTTGTTGTCCTCCCTCAGTGAGGAACGAATCTTCGATTGCTGGTTCAAAAGGTCAATTAATTGTTCTTCACGcatcataacttttttttttgcttttgtcGTATATAGTTTACAAAGTAATTCACTGCCGTAGACCGAAAGAAGAATTAATTATGAATATTATAGGATTGGCACTAATTTGGGTAAAGCAGAGAGGTGGATCCCAAAGCAGAGAAGGCCAAGTCTTTGGGTTTGTACCTTCAAACCCATATCAATCAAAATACTGTTCAATAATAAGCTCtcaatttgacaaaaaaaaaaaagctctcaGTTATCTAAATACTGAGTTCactcgcaaaaaaaaaaatactgttcAATAACAAACTCTCAGTTATCTAGATTCAAGTTCACTCGCAAAAAGAAAAGTCTAGCCGCAGTAAACAGAAAGAGAAAATAGAATTTATGTAGTGCCTTGCAAGGTCGTAAACCAAGGTATTAAAATAAGCAAGCTAACTTTCATATTTAGAGCTTGATTGGGAGGCGGACAAAAAGCGGATGAGACACTCAAGCGTACGGCCCACCCTTAGCTTCTCCATTCAAcagtttttgtaaataaaaatttgatctgctttgtttattattattatactaTTAGACTGCATGCAGTCTAATTTTATGATGAAAATATACATTCTAATCAGAAATTATCTATATACCAAGGACGTAAAATACAAAAACGGATAGCATAGCCCACAGTGTTAGGAAGCAACCGTCTTTCaccgttcacatggatcaagatctaCCGGTTTGGTTCACATAGTCAGTATCAATATGTATAagttaatgacaaaaaaaaaagacacatcctaatatattttaacttcttTTAAACCAATACAACTATTGCAATGAAAAAACATATTGTTAAGCTGAAAATATACATACTTATATATTTTGcaacatttttaaaacaatgTCATTTTTAAGATAAAAGGACATTTGTTATCATGAAAAGTTATGACCTTTGAAATTTCTATGGATAAAATACACatctttaggtattttgacaacttattttttaaaattacaaattttatgAGGAAAGACTCATCCTTATACATTTTAACAActtttaaaccaatgaaaattcttaaaatgaaaaaacacaTTATTAAGATAAAAAGATACATACATATGTATTATAATGAAACTTTTAAAGCAATGCTATTTTTAAGATGAAAAACACATAATTATAGAGAGAcacttacactacaagaaaacatatactTAACGACGACCAAAACCGtagttaattcgtcgtaaaaggccctttacgacgaaataacctCGAAAATCATTTCGTCGTTAATCGTCCACCATAAACCATTTTTCCTcactaaatcgtcgtaaagcTATGTGGAAtccatttcgtcgtaaaat
The Brassica napus cultivar Da-Ae chromosome A1, Da-Ae, whole genome shotgun sequence DNA segment above includes these coding regions:
- the LOC106413112 gene encoding glutamic acid-rich protein-like — protein: MEERIDAIEKEMKRKETENTEEEVEKEGKNNAKTEPRAEIEEEVQKESEEEVQKEEELNEGKEIEEEPEHADKVEKEARIYMEEEKKRPKVMAVRKHAPKKRGRPRKADKPHKFTTPPPIKRTRTPSQYVTSPFIEANTDEVEGRKKKPRTKA
- the LOC106414275 gene encoding transmembrane protein DDB_G0273707/DDB_G0273361-like, with the protein product MALLPVKPLSFHRFQVFPRHLITPAVSTVPGMVSAGFKSHHFVGLPSYDLCIHESVRHMRSLRSWSNRRRVSRTVGVSMPVASAEDLPAASWDSWKPDKTTVAPSLSDVIWPAAGAFAAMAIMGRIDQMLNPKGISMSVAPLGAVSAILFTTPSVPAARKYNIFVAQIGCAAIGVLTFSIFGPGWLSRSIALAASIAFMVIARASHPPAASLPLLFIDGAKLQKLNFWYVLFPSAAACILLCFLQEIVCYLKKNLKF